The Papaver somniferum cultivar HN1 unplaced genomic scaffold, ASM357369v1 unplaced-scaffold_107, whole genome shotgun sequence genome includes a region encoding these proteins:
- the LOC113328093 gene encoding ubiquitin-conjugating enzyme E2 7-like: protein MADKTQASLLLAKQLKDLSRNPVDGFSAGLVNDDNMFEWSLKIIGPSGTCYDGGFFDAIMTFPANYPNSPPTVKFVSDMWHPNVYYPDGKVCISILHDPGEDPNGYELSSERWTPIHTVESIVLSIISLLSSPNDGSPANVDAAIEWRSKRGDFIKRVKRIVRQSQEG, encoded by the coding sequence ATGGCTGACAAAACTCAAGCAAGCCTTCTCCTTGCAAAACAACTCAAAGATCTTTCGAGAAATCCAGTTGATGGATTCTCTGCCGGGTTAGTTAATGATGATAATATGTTTGAATGGAGTCTCAAGATTATTGGACCTTCCGGTACTTGTTATGATGGAGGATTCTTTGATGCTATCATGACGTTTCCTGCCAATTATCCCAACAGCCCTCCAACAGTAAAGTTTGTGTCAGATATGTGGCATCCGAATGTTTATTACCCCGATGGAAAAGTCTGCATATCGATTCTTCATGATCCAGGAGAAGACCCGAATGGTTATGAGCTTTCGAGTGAGAGATGGACGCCTATTCATACAGTGGAAAGCATAGTTTTGAGTATTATATCGTTGCTTTCGAGTCCGAATGACGGGTCTCCTGCAAACGTTGACGCTGCGATAGAATGGAGGTCTAAAAGAGGTGATTTTATAAAGAGAGTAAAACGCATTGTGAGACAATCACAAGAAGGGTGA